The region TTTATCCGGGTGCATAGAAAACACCGCATGCTTTACCTCCTCTTCCGTAACATTCGATACTAGTTCTGCATTTTCTTGTTCAGAGACTCGTTTTACTTCCTCCTTTTGTGACAACTCACCACTCAATAAAGATGCTGTGAATAGATCAGAGAAATACTTTTCAATTACCTTCTGTATATCCTCCAAATTTTCACACCACTGCCCCGTATCATTTTTAATTCTTTCTACCAAATTTGTCTTTCTCCGTTGTGACGCATATTTATGAAAAAACCTTGTATTCTGGTCCCCTTCTTTTAACCAGAACTGTTTGGCACGTTGCTTCCAGTATATTTCTTGCTTCTCCAGTAATTGTAAGAACTCCCACCGAACTTCATTATACAACCTAATCCCATAGTTATCACGTCTGGCTCTCAACTTCCGCAATCGCTCTATACAGGCCCTTATTTTCTCCTTGAACTCCTTATTTAACCCTCCCCCCCATTCCTGCAGTTTTACTCCACACATCATAACCTTCTCCATGATTCCACTACTCGCAGCATCCTCCCACCCATTTTTTACTATCTGAGTACATTCATCCTCTCTGAGCCAGACATTTTCAAATTTGAATCTCCGTTTCCTTGGTATATACACTTGCTTATGTAGCTGGAGATATATAGGCAGATGATCGGATGTAGACACTTCTAGAACTCGTAACTCTGCTTGTGGGAACAGGGTTCTTCAACTATGATTTGCAAACTCCCTGTCTAATCGTTCTTGTATCCAATCAGCTGTGCCCCTAGATCTCTCCCAGGTATACTTTTCACCTACATATCCTAAGTCCACCAAACCACAATCATCTATTGCTTTTGTAAATCCTCTTAACAAACTACCAGGTTGTTCACGACCTCCCCGTTTCTCCTCTGAAAATAACATATCGTTAAAGTCCCCCAATATACACCAAGGAAGTGTTGAATCTGCAGCCAGCGCCCGAAGCATATCCCATGATACCCTTCTCCGACTTCTATCTGGACATCCATAATACCCTGTATAACGCCATCTCCCAACCTGCTCGTTTTCGACCTCGAAGTCTATGAACTGATTTCCACTACCTTTTATTTGACAACCGCCATCATTTTTCCATAGCAAAGCTAAACCCCCGCTATGCCCTTGAGCTTCCACCGCCCAATACCCTGCAAAATTTATTTGTTTGCCTCCTTCACTTTATTCTCCTTCGACAAAGTTTCAGATAAAAATATAATATTGGGTTTTATTTGTTGGGTAATTTCTTTAAGGAATTTAATTGTTCGTGGTTTACCCAACCCACGACAATTCCAAGCAAGAGTACTCATTTGTCTAGGCGGGCCTGGGCTCCAGGTCCCGCCTCTAGCAAGTTTTTTGGCCCGTTTTTTGATATGTTAGCTGGCTGGATCACAGGCTCTGTTTTATCCAACCCCGTAATATCCTCTACCCGTTTTCTTTTTGAATCCAATACTACCACCTCATTTTCAATCACATTCCCGCCTTGCATTATTTCCTCCGCGTTTACTTTGATGCTATCCCCTGATTTGCTCCCCAAATCTCGCGATACACAACAAATCGTCCCCACATCTCCTAAAATTTCTCCTACATACCCATCAATCTCCATGAACCTCTCTGTCACCGTTGCTCCACCGTGATCCCCCCTGAACCGGTTGATGTACTATTTTTTGACGCCCAGAACTGCTTACCACCATCAGCCCCATTCTTCAACCACCTAGCTCCAATATTCTGAGTGTTCGCATTCTTCATAGGTGCTCTGAGCCATACACCATATGCTTTATCGATTAACTTATCTGGGTTTGCATAAACCACTGCACAATCACGTTCGGAGTGACCTAACAATCCACACACGAAACAAAAAGTACTTAATCTCTCGTACTTAAAGTTCACCCAACTCCAAGTACCCCCTCTCTTTTAATCTTCATACGGCGTTTAATCGGTTTATTGATATCCATCCTGACCCTTATACGTACATATAATCTCCATGTACTAGATGCATTATTGGAGTCCCCTTTAAGAAACGTCCCTATATGATTTCCAATACTCTGCAGAATCTTTTCCGAAAGCATTCCCCTTGGCAAGTCATATACTTGAACCCACATGTCTGTAGTGTTCAACTGTAACTGATACGGATCTTCATTAGCCTCAAGCTTATGATGCAATAATAAGTTTTGCTCAAACGTCCACGGCCCCCCATCCAAGACCTTCTGCAAATCCAGGACATAAGTTGATTTATAAGTGTTTGTAAAATAGACCCACTATAATTACCTTCTTCGCTCTATTTTCTATATTGAAGGGTGAACACGTTCGAGGCCTGAACATGAGTTGGGTTCGGATTTCAAAAATTGGCCCGATTCAATTAGTTCGATCCATAAAATTATAACCcgttaatttaaaaataaatgtTATAACCCCGCTCTGTTATTTATATATTCGATCAGGTTGGTTGGGTTCGGCTTAATAATATTATATTCAGTATAAATAACCAAAATCATAGAAAATAAATCTAAAGTTTCTACTTCTAGCACCATATTTTTATAAACTGTAAAcatatttaattttatatgtgAAATTTTAGTATAAATTTAGAGGTGAGACAAATATAGCCGATATCAGGAAATAGGTTGAATTTTTAACAGAGGAAAATGCCCCATTTGAATGCtgaaaattttatataatttttttaattggtattatgtaatttttttaaataattctaGCCAAGAGTTTTGGACGGGCGGAGATGCTTTAAAAAAACATTTTATGATTTTACTATAATGTGCACAGTTGAATAGAAGTGAAGACCTTCCACTTTGTTGTAAGAAACAAGGGAAACCAGGACAACAAATGTATTGCTTTACATAGACTTCCATTTGCAAAACCTCCCTCAGTGCCATTTTATAGTTGGCACTGCTTGCAGCTTGGACTTTTTAGTGCCAGATCCAAACTTGATACGCGGTTTCTTGGGTACCTTCATTCTTCGGGGACGACGATGCTTCCACCAGTGCACTGTCTTTGCAAACTTCTTGCTTACATGTTGGTGCTTTGCTTCATGTTCTATGCCTTTTAATTTCTTTGATTTTTTTGAGTGTCTAACGTGCCTCACAACCCCATTTACAACTCTGTTGAAGTCGGTTCCTCGTTTTTTGTTAGGTGCATAGTGCACCATGGACTTGCTAAGTTTGTCCGTAGCTTTCTCTCCAGAAGTTTCCGCCTGGTTCCTTCTTTTAAACATCTTTTGGTATGCCTGTGACTGATCATCGCTGTGTTTACTATCATCAGAATAATGGTGGTGATGGTGGAATATGATTGCCAGTTTATCCTTCAGTTTCTTCAATCTGCCTGTCTGTTTCTTGAGCCTCCTCCTAGTTGTTGGTCTATACCTCCTTGAATAATGTTCCTGTTGATAAGAGGGGTCACTCCAACGAAGGCTCGATGTCTGATCAGAATGTAAATGTCTAACAACTTCACCACTACTATCGGAGTCCTCTACAGACTGAGTACTACTAGGCACAGAGGACAATTGGCTATCGCTATAGCTTGTAAAACCTGTGTCATGGCCCTGACTACTACTACGAACATAGTTTCCCTCGCTCTCACTGCTAGCACTTGTAGCTGAATGACGGCTGCTTTGACTGTGATCCGTCACTGAATACTTTTCTCTGTCATGGTAACTAGTACTACCCCGCTGAGTTGTCCAGCTAGAGGAAGAGCTTCCAGGGGGAGTTCTGCTATTTGATTCTTGCTGATCTGAAAAAACCAGTCTCTCTTTGCCCTTCTGTTTGACCTTTTCTACTTCGCCTCTATCATTTTCCATCTGATCTCCATGCATGACAGGATCTCGCAGAGTTCGTCTCATAATTTTTGGACGAGGCAGAATCTTGCTAGTCGCACTCGTCTTGCTTCTTCGAGTCTGGATATGCTTATTAACTGCGGGAACTGATGGTTTGGTTTGTCCTACATCACTGAATTTGCTCTTTTGAAGATATCTATccaaaattaatttattattctTCTTAGGCAATTTATCGAGCAAACTTTTCTTTTTGCACGAGTTTAGTGGGATCTTAAGACCCTGTACAGGATTTGTCCGACATGGACTTTTCTTGTTTTGAATCTTTGGCTCGACCTTCCCTACACTGGTTTTGACATTCTTAACATGAACCAACCTAGCTTTGTGCAATCCAAGTTTTTGTCTTTCGATAAGCTCCTCTACCTGACTGAATGTATTACCTCTCAAAGTAATTTCATTGTCTTTCCCAAATTTCCCAAAATTTTGACACTCTGACTTTCTTGACTCGGCATTCCAAGGAGAAAGTGAAGCATAATTCCTCAATGACTGATTTGGAAGATTCAATTCATGTAGTGGATTCCCTACAGACCTCGACAATTGGCGCCACAGTGGATTCACTACAGACCTCGACAATTGGCACCACCGAGTCAGGCCTTTAGTCTCCCTATCTCTTCTTCTAAACAAGTGACAACGCGAGTCATTTCTACCCAACATAAAGTGGCCGACCTGATTTTGATCACCTAGTGACACTAAAGCACCTGTATCTCCCATATTTGGAATACTTGTTCCTAAACCAGAAACATAACCGCTGGCAAACTTAAAAACTCCTTGTCCAGGCTCAGTCTGCTTCCCACGTGAATCCACTAGATTGCCACCTACTTTCAAAGCTGATATGCAAGATTCAATACTTTTAATTGCATCAGAAGCCTCCTTGGATATACGATATATATCCTTGTGACTCTTCTCTGTGCCGGGGGAAAGGTTTTGTAAAGCTCCTGACGTGACAATGCCAGATGCATCACCGTTGTAAGAATGAACTGGGGCACCATTTCCTCTTGGTCTAAACTGGAATCTAGAAATCCCTTCCTGCATTTTATTGTCATCGTTAAAATCATCCGAAATGGCTTCGTCACAGGATTCTATTGCCTTTGTTTGTGCATCAACCTGATGCTTAAGCTGAAGATTTTTGATTTCTTTGCCAGTATCTTCAATTTCGACAGCTGAACTTGTCCCCCTATCAAACTTAACCTGCTTTGCGCTGCTTCTCCGGCAAATCTGGCAACGTTTCTTTCTATTCCAAAGTTCATCTGCATAAATGCTCGCTTCTGACTGCTCTGAATCAACTGATTGACCTTGTTTATCCTTGCCAGTTTGTTTGTCGGAAATTATATTAGTATTCTGTAGTCCAGTAAAAGATGATGAAATTTTCAGTGAATTTTGGGACTGCTGTTGTTCAGTCAAACTGTGTATATTGGATAGACCCAAGATAGACACTATAACCTGTGAAACGAATTAAGCAAGATGTAAGAAAGTAACCTATCACTggtatatattttattttaaagaTTCAGCAATGCTTTTTTTTACCTGATATATGAATTTCACAAATTTATAGAAGACTTGCATCGCTCTAGATTTCAGAAGGCTATtagatttcaaaaaaaatcaCTTGCTTCCACGTTCACCCTTTCTTTATTCAAAGACTTTACATCATGTCCCTCTGATACCTCTGATGAAGTTTTTAAACCTTTTCAGCAGCACCTCCAGCAGATCCTTCAAGAGGAACCGAGAAGTCTCATCCAACTGCTTTAGATAAATAGATTATTAACGAATATGATAACTACACAAGGCAAGATGTAATAATCTTTGCTCAATACATATAAAACAATTGAATTCGCAAACTAATAATCAAGCACCCGCATAAGTATTACTGTAGAAATACTAAACATGTAACTATGTGATATTTGCTGCTCTTTTTATTAATTGTTGAGTTCTGGGCcatgtgcaagatgaatttagAGAATAACTTGAAGAAAACAGCTTCTTCTCCCTTTACAATAATTCGAATATCATAGTAAAATTGAATCTTCAATCAGAAGTAATACTAATATCTTACATGCAAATAGAATCAGACGGCCTCTACATTCAGTTTCTGACAGAACCAAAGGTATGCTTATGCGGTCCAAGTACTATTGCTTCACACACATTAAGTAACGAGCCAACCAAACTACCAAACCAGGTTTTATAACCAATAATCGAGAAATATTTATTATCGGATCACTAATTTTGATATAAGGATCTATCCAAATTACACATTACAATGTGCAATGGTCACATTGCAGTTGTAGTACTTCACCACAGTCTATATGCCATACCACAAATATTCAGAGATTTCAAAACTTGGCTGAATTAAATCATCTGCGAATCCATAATAGTTATGCAATTTGAAGATCACTAGTTTAATTAAACACCGTCTTCACCCAATAAAACAAGATACCAAATTTAGCTTTTGCGAAACAGGATTCCAAAACTATTCATAATTGTCAGAAATACAAGCAAAAATAGTTGGTTTCTAAAGCCTCACAGTTATATGATCCAAATATATTATAAAGTCCGACTACATTTGTTGCTTGACAGTCCTACTTGATCGAAATGTCATTATAACGTCCTAGTACATTCTATGCTTGACTGTCCTACTTTCGAGCGTGACATACTATTTCAAATCATTATGGACACATAATACTTGAGTTGTGTTCACTTTGTATACCAGAACCAAACTTTATGAAGTGAAAATAAATTACTCTAGACTCACTACACAATAGGAAGAAATTATACATACAGAACCCTCACCAAAACAAAATGCAAAACCATTTTAAAAAAATCCGACAGTTGTACATAACAAAGTTAAATAAGTGAAGGACACTTACAAGATAATGTCGAGATATGTAATTCTGAACAGATTGTCGATCATTATTGAATAAAAGAGAGAGCGCATAAATTATTCAAGGCATCAAGATATGATTCTATCACTATTTCCTGTCGTACATCCATGTATTTAGTGACAATAGAGAGAGAGAGGCGCCAAAGAGTAACGGTTTTAGACCTCATTGTTTTTTACTCTTTTTACTGAATAAGAATGGGATATttgttattttttttttattttttcggTCAAGTAATATTCgttaatttaaattaaatgttaattattttttataCCAAATTGTTCTTTTATAATTTTACAATGATTAAATGTTAATTGTTTTTATACCGAATTGGCCTTTCATAACTTTACAATGATTAAAAAACAAGTCCGGAGGTGATCATGTTTAGGATTGAACAGCGAAAACCGTAAAAACCAATCCGATTTTAATTCGATCTAAACTGAAACTGAAGTGAGATTCGTGGTTCTGGTTCTTCTAATTTAATAAACCGAGGTTCATGATTTGGTTTCGATTTTATGTTAAACCAGCGGTCGAACCGAACCGCACATATATAATACCATAATTTAGACTAATATAGTTATACATTATTCCATTTTTAAACTCCACCGACGTTGTCAATATTTATTAAAACTTTTACTTTCGGTAGACAGTAGAAGTTTACTATTATTTCATTTTTATCCATCTGAATTATTGTTAGAACACTCTTAATTATTTGTTTGGAATTGTTATTCATGTACTACATGTTATTGGTTATTATTATCAAAGTACTACTATTTATAATTACTTGATTAATACATTGTAATTTGCTGgtgttaggtatgaaatgcacacAAGGGTtaaatgtgttttcttgattttcttacTTAAAAATTGTGTTGAATGTTTTGAAGATATTTAAGTTAAAGATATATGACTATTTGCACTTGACAGGCTAAATAATTGCAGTGATAATTAAGTAACTCTAAAGACAAAAATACAATaatcaaaactcacttgatttacATTAACTCTAAAGACAAAAATACAATaatcaaaactcacttgatttacATTAATATCAAATTAGttgtgctacaaatctgtgttcttgaatAATAAGAAGTCAGCTACTTCTCTTGTGAGAATACAAGATTTCTAGATATGttttgttacttctaaacaaaggacccgtgacatATTTTATAGATCAATATGCACAGTTTACAGaaattgcactaaaatagactaacacacTTTCTAAAGCTAATTTGTCCATTtttattttaagtgcagcaaATCTTTATATAATCTTCAAGGTCTGTGACCTTCCTTTTTCCAGTTCATCTTAATCCTTGATCTTGCACTCATCAAGCTGCATTTATAGACTTTTATTTTAGTGATAAAATGGTTTATttactgataatcttgaatcttcaagttgGTTGTAATCCGTAAATTGAGCTGTTATCAAGATCTACATTACTGTATAGAGATGTCTCATGTCGACATGTAaaagacttatcgatatctttgcAGTTTGGCTTGTTAACATTTCCACTTCTCTACATACAGTTTTGACTTATCGACATCTTCACTTCTCTACAAGTATTTTTGACTTGTTGACATCTTCACTTCTTTACATgcatttttgacttgtcgacatccCCACTTCTTTACATGTCTTGGACTTCTCTAAAGGTAGAATAAcatctctacaagtagaatgacttctctacaagtataatgaCATCTCTACAAGTAAAATGACTTCTATACAAGTTattctgacttctcgatagacatcTCGACATATCTTGATCTATGACTTCTTGACATTTAatttgacttagaacattttttaatCCACAGCTTCACCAAGTATTATATCATCATTCCGAGGCATgatcaggcttgatcttcttccaaaaaTTTATTCATAACTTGTTGGTTATTTACTGAAAATACTTCAGTCTAGTCTACTTATCAATTTTACATACTCAAGAACATCATTACAAAATACATAAAAATTACAAGTCAACCAAATTTTGGGATTGTcaaaatgacttagtcttgttatgtaaaGGCATGTtttacacaacaatctcccccaatttgtgagaagattacttgtcacaaattcatgcctgataacaagactaatccCAAGCTAAAATTAAAAACTAACAAATAAACAAAGTACAAGCtttatatagacattcatcttatAGTTACAGTTGAAGTTACAGTTTCATACTTAGCTAAACTTTTCATATCCTGGTTGCTCTCTAATCAAGTCCTTCAGTTTGACAAGACATTCAAGTTCTTCAATTATCCCAGTCCCCCTTAGAGCTTCCACCAGTTTCACCCATTCATTTACTGAGTATTTGTCAAGATATTAGATTCTGTACCTTGAGAATCTGTGAGTCTTGATATTTAGAAATACACCATCTGCAGAAACTCTACTCAATCCTCTAGCTTTTAGATCATTTGATCTTTTATCTAACATCTCCAACTATTTAGTCTTCTTTATAGCATTTGATTCCCACTCAGTCTTCTCCCTTGCATTTCTTTCATCTCTTATTTCTTCAGCTAGTTGATTGTAGTCATCATCTGATATTTCTTCCAAAATTAGTAGAAAATTTTCTTGATTAAAGAAGTTCCATAGAGCACCCATTTCaacttttattttctttgattttcacctaGTAGACTTGAAATGAATTTTGGTTGGCGATTTTAATGATGGAGGTTTGGTCAATTTCTTTAAGGAGGTTTGGTTGGCCAAGATAGGTATTTAAAGTAGATAGTTGGCTGTGAGTTTGTAAAGGTATTTAGACTTGGAGGTTTGGATGATTTGAGTTTTTGTTTGGCTAGGGTTTTGGGTTGAGGTTTGCAGAGTTATAGATTTTTGGTTTAGTGGTGTTTTCTTGATGTATTTACCATCTCCTTCACCATTCTTCTTTCTATCTTCATCTTTCCCTTTCTTTTTCTCATCTTTTTTACTATTACTGCTTttactggattgacttggatttgagccaaaagattTATGTGCATCCCTCgtttgctcatcatcatccatgTCATCATCCTTTTCATTTATAGCAGTCTTTGGAAGTATGTCATCAACATTCCTCAAGTATCTCCCAAAGATATTAATCATCTCAAGATCCTCAACAGACTTGTTCTCAcaaattggaggagattgttatgcaagacatgcatgtacataacaagactaggTCATATTGACATCCCTAAAGATAAGTTGTATGCTAATCTATATTTgtattttgtaattatatttcttgagtctgtaaaaatatttAGTAGATTAGAAAAaaggatttttctatgaacatcCTTTTAAGCTACAGAATAAACTCTGGAAGGAGATCAAATCCCGctcatgcctcagagagaagtgtagcagcttggatttgaataatgcTGTTCTAGGAAAAATATATTAAGACAGATATCGACTAGTCAAAGATCAAGGGATATCGAGAAGTCTATCGAGAAGgccaaaatgacttatagagaagtcgcaagagatatcggcaagtcaacatgcatgtagagatctcagatattgacaagtcaaaatgtatatatagagaactggagatatcgacaagtcatttcttaatatagagatattgacaagtcaaaattttcttgtagagaactcaagatgtcgacaagtcaaaagcccaTATAGAGAACTgaaaatatcgacaagtcattctacatgtagagaactagagatatcgacaagtcaaatatacatgtagagaactcaagatatcgataagttgtTTTATTTATCGATATGTCATTTCTCTACAGAAAAAAAAAGGTCTCGACAAACTATCTCAAATTCATAATACAAACAAGTTCAAGATTTAATTAGTccacaaacaattcattcactgaattggaaagactacaaaagcagcttgaagaatacaagattaagggccaagattcactggacaaaggatggtcacagacctacaagattctgcaAAGATACAAGAtagctttagaaaatgtgttagtacattttagtgcaagtttgTAATCTCGTGTTGTTGGTCTgtaaagcatgcacgggtccttagtttagaattaacaaaaacagatctagaaaaatcttgtattctctctcaagatttgTAGCTAAGTTCTTATCtctaagaacacagatttgtagcaaaataaatttgattaatacaatcaagtgagtttttgatatctTGTCTTGTGTTTACTATCAAATAATTTATCTCTACAAACTCATATTTGCTTTTATTCAAATTAATCCAAATAGTTTCAAAAGAGAattaaaatccaagaaacacattcacctccCCTCTGTGTTATATTTCACAAAGGTCTTAGCAACATTAAACTCACTTTAATCACTCGATGCTTCCATTCCATTAAAAACATCAAAATTCACCAAATTTAAATACCTTAATTTACCTCTGATTTTGAAAATGCTAGAAACAGAGAATTATTGATTTGAGAGATGAAAGATAATGATTTCAGTTAATTGAACTTATAATTTTGACATCAAAATCATATAGAATCGGGCTTTAATTGTTgtagagagagggagagagagggggtGATAGATAGAGATAGGTGAACAACAAAGCGGTGGAGACGTGGCTGGGGCGACGACAATATGTTGGTGCAACGACAACGGGCAGGGTTGGTGGTTCTGGTTGTTATGGTGGGAGCAGGGAGGAGAAATAAAATAGGTGAGAAAGATGATAAGATTTAAATGAACGTACTGATTAAAAGTAATCTAAAATATATGTGGATATGATGAGATCTCATATCTAATTTCAATTTGAGTTCTCATTTAAGTAACTTCCTATGataataaatgaaataaattatatattttatattattttaaataattattctCTACAGAACTCTACATAAGGGAGCTCTCTATAGATTTCCACCCATCTATAATATCTATcttataattaaattaaattagttaatatgaattaaaatttaaattaatttaagaAATTTATTTCAATATCTATTATACCTTAACAATCTAACAAtggaattacagaaggggggggttgaatataattttgattcctttttgaaataataaaatctCTTTGCAAAATATATCTGTGTTTGAAAAAACAAATGCGTGGGATAAAAGATTTAAGTATTCAAGACACAAAGTAAGTAAAACAATGGTTTAtaaactttttggtggattgatttttccaccatagatatatatgagaactctgtgatgcaagaatgcacacaactgcttacaagtgttTATAAAAGAAGAACGGAGAAATTCCTAACAGatatagctttttctatttctcagttcaattgatagttattctacttgctacacttggtttatatattatcAAGTTACACATGAAAAAGACAAACAGATAAAACAAATATCTAAGTCTATTCACATGTTCCTTCATCActttatccaacatctttgtattttttcaagtaagcatggaaatggaaatgctcaTTTGTTCTCTCAAACATGTAAATAGGCCgacacattccttttgtatacaatcaacccatgtgactgtcaagtcactttcAACTGCCATTTGAATTGGTCATCTGTCGATACTCCACATGAGTTATCTGTTTAGTCTCTAATGGATCATCTGCTGAAAGTgtcttgagtcatccgtcgaagctttgtagTTTATCCATTGAAAGTATTTTCTTAGCAGTTGATACAATTttacttatgcaaaattacaaggaatctaatatttacaattagc is a window of Apium graveolens cultivar Ventura chromosome 11, ASM990537v1, whole genome shotgun sequence DNA encoding:
- the LOC141698178 gene encoding uncharacterized protein LOC141698178; protein product: MQVFYKFVKFIYQVIVSILGLSNIHSLTEQQQSQNSLKISSSFTGLQNTNIISDKQTGKDKQGQSVDSEQSEASIYADELWNRKKRCQICRRSSAKQVKFDRGTSSAVEIEDTGKEIKNLQLKHQVDAQTKAIESCDEAISDDFNDDNKMQEGISRFQFRPRGNGAPVHSYNGDASGIVTSGALQNLSPGTEKSHKDIYRISKEASDAIKSIESCISALKVGGNLVDSRGKQTEPGQGVFKFASGYVSGLGTSIPNMGDTGALVSLGDQNQVGHFMLGRNDSRCHLFRRRDRETKGLTRWCQLSRSVVNPLWRQLSRSVGNPLHELNLPNQSLRNYASLSPWNAESRKSECQNFGKFGKDNEITLRGNTFSQVEELIERQKLGLHKARLVHVKNVKTSVGKVEPKIQNKKSPCRTNPVQGLKIPLNSCKKKSLLDKLPKKNNKLILDRYLQKSKFSDVGQTKPSVPAVNKHIQTRRSKTSATSKILPRPKIMRRTLRDPVMHGDQMENDRGEVEKVKQKGKERLVFSDQQESNSRTPPGSSSSSWTTQRGSTSYHDREKYSVTDHSQSSRHSATSASSESEGNYVRSSSQGHDTGFTSYSDSQLSSVPSSTQSVEDSDSSGEVVRHLHSDQTSSLRWSDPSYQQEHYSRRYRPTTRRRLKKQTGRLKKLKDKLAIIFHHHHHYSDDSKHSDDQSQAYQKMFKRRNQAETSGEKATDKLSKSMVHYAPNKKRGTDFNRVVNGVVRHVRHSKKSKKLKGIEHEAKHQHVSKKFAKTVHWWKHRRPRRMKVPKKPRIKFGSGTKKSKLQAVPTIKWH